The sequence below is a genomic window from Polyangiaceae bacterium.
TGTCCTTACGGAACGCTGGAGGGGGATTGCTCGGGCCAAGGTGGGCCCAGTGCGACTGGTGCGGTCACAGCGCAACGCATCGGGCGCCGTGCGCAGGAAGGGGTGACCTGCAGCTGCCGATGCGATGGACCGAACCCTTGTGCTTGCCCGAGCGGAATGGTGTGTGAGTCGCTGTTTGGTGGACTTGGTGAGGCCTCTGCTGCGCGTGGGAGCTACTGCGTGTTCCCGCCAGGTGGGCTATCTGCGAACTGCAATCAGGCTCTAGCAGACTGCGAGGATTGATGTGGGCGGAGCTCTGCTAAGTTCTCGAGGGTGACCGCAGGCGAGCTCAAAGGCATCAAGCTCATCGGCGCAGGGCTTGCCATTCCGCTCTGTGTTGGCGTGCCTTGGGCGCTGTTTGGTGACGCCGTGCCGGACGCGCTCAAGGGTTTCTTTGGTCCGCGTGCGCTGGGGCAGCTCACGGCTGCGGCGGCGATCCTCTGCGCGGTGCTCTTGGGGCGCGGGGTATTCACCTTGATCCGCGAGGCAAGAGCCTCCGAGGATCCACGGGCTGCGAAGCGCAAGCTCTTGATACTTCTGCTTGCGTCTTCGCTGGTCAGCGGTGGGCTCTCCGCCAGCGTGTTCGCGTACTATGGCAGCCAGCATCAGCAGGCGTCTCTCACCTGCAGCGCCGCAGAAGGACTGGCGATTCCGCTGCAACGTCAAGCTCTGCGTGACGCGGAGTCGGCCCTCAGCAAGGTGCGCTTCTTCAACGAGAGCGTCTACAGTTGCGAGAAGCTCGCCTCGGGCTTGAAGCGGATCGAGCAAGGGGAGTGTCCGGAGCTTGTTCCTCCAGATGCGCGCTGTCGCTGTGGTTCGCAGCGCTTCCCAGAAGATTGGTCGGAGGCGCGACCCGCCAAGTGTATGCGCTATGCGGATGATGGCAGCCGCCGAGCGGAACGCGCGCTTCGAGCCAAATAGCGCAGGTTTTGCGGCGCGCTTGGAACCTTCGCCTGGCGGACTTATGACTACCGAGCTGGGCTAGAGCACTTCGGAGAACACGATGAAGATCGATATTGGAATCAAGGCGGCTAAGCGGGAACAGATTGCGGGTGGATTGTCTCGAGTCCTCGCGGATACGTACACGCTGTACCTCAAGACCCACAACTTCCACTGGAACGTGACGGGGCCGATGTTTCAGACGCTCCACCTGATGTTCGAGACTCACTACAACGAGCTCGCCCTAGCAGTGGACCTGATTGCTGAGCGCATCCGCGCGCTGGGCCTGCCCGCCCCAGGCACTTACAAGGAGTTCGCGAAGCTCTCCGCCATCAAGGAGGACGAGGGCGTGCCCAAGGCGGAGGACATGATCAAGCGCCTGGTCGAGGGGCACGAGACGGTCGCACGTACCGCACGAGAAGTGTTCAAGGCGGCCGACGAGGCGAACGATCAGCCCACTTGCGATCTTCTGACGCAGCGGATGCAGGTGCACGAGAAGACCGCCTGGATGTTGCGCAGCCTGCTCGAGTAGTTTTTGAGAATCGTTTTCAGTTTGTCTGGCTCCTACGAGTGACCCCGACACGAAGCGCCGCGCTGCTGGGCCGTAGCCAGTGTTGGGAGTCGGAAAGGACACAGGCAACATGGAAAAGGCGTTCAACATGCCGCTGCTCGGAGACGATTTTCCGCAGCTGGACGTGCAAACCACCCACGGTCCGATGTCGATCCCTGGGGATCTGAAGGGCAGCTGGTTCGTGCTCTTCAGTCACCCAGGGGACTTCACCCCCGTGTGCACCACGGAGTTCGTCGCGTTTCAGAAACGCATCGAGCAGTTCAACGACCTCAACGCGAAGCTGATTGGAATGAGTGTCGACCAGGTGTACTCCCACATCAATTGGGTCAACTGGATCGAAGAGAAGCTGGGAGTCGAGATCACGTTCCCCATCGTCGCCGCCAACGACGACATCGCGCACCGACTTGGGATGCTTCATCCCGGCAAAGGCTCGAACACAGTGCGCGCCGTCTTCATTGGAGATCCCCAGGGAAAGGTCCGGCTGGTGCTGTACTACCCGCAGGAGATCGGGCGCAATATGGACGAAGTCGTGCGCGCACTTCGCGCGCTGCAGGTAGCTGATGCCCAAGGCGCGGTGCCCGCAGACTGGCCGAACAACGAGCTGATCGGCGACCGCGTGATTGTGCCACCTGCGAAGGACGTGGTCACCGCCAAGCAGCGCCTCAAGGACTACGAGGGCTACGACTGGTGGTTCGTGCACAAGGCTCTCGAGAAGTGAGCGAGGCGTGGGTGCTCGGCTGCGATTCGTCGTGGCCGAGCGCTCCGCGGCTCAGCGCGACCTCGAACGGTGCTCCGAAGGAGAATGGCCGGTGCGCTTCTTGAAGCGGCGGCTGAAATGCGAGGTATCTGCGAATCCGCAGACATAGCCAATCTGCGTCACGCTGAGTTCGCTGTTCTCCAGCAAGCGCTTGGCCTCGTCGACGCGGACAGCATCGACCAGCTCCGAGAACTTGCTGCCCTCCGTGGAGAGCGCGCGCTGGAGCGAGCGCGGCGCGACGCTGAGTCGCTGTGCAACCTCGGGGAGCGTCCAGGTACGTCCCAGATCCTCACGGATCAGTCGAGCGAGCTCGGCCGCGGCGCTGCTGGTTTCGTTGAGTTCTACGCGCGTCTCCTTGGCCAGAAGGAGTTCGTCCAGCCCCTCCATCGGGCGCCGCGTGGGTTCGAAGCGTTCCCACTCGAAGTGCCACACGGCGTAGGGC
It includes:
- a CDS encoding DNA starvation/stationary phase protection protein yields the protein MKIDIGIKAAKREQIAGGLSRVLADTYTLYLKTHNFHWNVTGPMFQTLHLMFETHYNELALAVDLIAERIRALGLPAPGTYKEFAKLSAIKEDEGVPKAEDMIKRLVEGHETVARTAREVFKAADEANDQPTCDLLTQRMQVHEKTAWMLRSLLE
- a CDS encoding peroxiredoxin, whose protein sequence is MEKAFNMPLLGDDFPQLDVQTTHGPMSIPGDLKGSWFVLFSHPGDFTPVCTTEFVAFQKRIEQFNDLNAKLIGMSVDQVYSHINWVNWIEEKLGVEITFPIVAANDDIAHRLGMLHPGKGSNTVRAVFIGDPQGKVRLVLYYPQEIGRNMDEVVRALRALQVADAQGAVPADWPNNELIGDRVIVPPAKDVVTAKQRLKDYEGYDWWFVHKALEK